Proteins co-encoded in one Callospermophilus lateralis isolate mCalLat2 chromosome 2, mCalLat2.hap1, whole genome shotgun sequence genomic window:
- the Or2d3 gene encoding olfactory receptor 2D3: protein MGEENHTSVTEFVFLGLSQDPHTQVLLFLLFLIIYLLTLLGNLLMVVLIHMDSRLHTPMYFFLRNLSFADLCFSTTTVPQVLVHFLVRRKTISFAGCSVQIIVLLLTGCTECALLAVMSYDRYVAVCKPLHYSTIMTHWACVRLAVGSWASGAFVSLVDTTFTLRLPYRGNNIINHFFCEPPALLKLASADTYSTEMAIFAMGVVILLAPVSLILVSYWNIICTVIQMHSGEGRLKVFSTCGSHLIVVVLFYGSGIFAYMRPNSKTTKERDKMISVFYTVVTPMLNPIIYSLRNKDVKGALRRVTAK from the coding sequence ATGGGAGAGGAGAACCACACCTCTGTGACAGAGTTTGTCTTCCTGGGCCTCTCACAGGACCCACACACCCAagtcctgctcttcctccttttcctcaTCATCTACCTGCTGACCTTGCTGGGGAACCTGCTGATGGTGGTGCTCATTCACATGGACTCCAGACTCCACactcccatgtacttcttccttagAAACCTGTCCTTTGCTGATCTCTGTTTCTCTACTACCACTGTGCCCCAGGTGCTTGTCCACTTCCTGGTGAGGAGGAAAACCATTTCCTTTGCTGGGTGCTCAGTGCAGATCATTGTTCTGCTTCTGACTGGGTGTACAGAGTGTGCTCTTCTGGCAGTGATGTCCTATGATCGGTATGTGGCTGTGTGCAAGCCCCTGCACTACTCCACCATCATGACCCACTGGGCATGCGTCAGGCTGGCTGTGGGGTCCTGGGCCAGTGGAGCATTTGTGTCCCTGGTGGACACCACATTCACCTTGCGTCTTCCCTACCGAGGAAACAATATCATTAACCACTTTTTCTGTGAGCCTCCTGCCCTcctgaagctggcctcagcaGACACTTACAGCACAGAAATGGCCATCTTTGCCATGGGCGTGGTGATCCTCCTGGCTCCTGTCTCCCTCATCCTGGTCTCCTACTGGAACATCATCTGCACTGTGATCCAGATGCATTCTGGAGAGGGGAGGCTCAAGGTCTTCTCTACCTGTGGCTCCCATCTCATTGTTGTTGTCCTCTTCTATGGGTCTGGAATATTTGCCTATATGAGGCCAAACTCCAAGACCACAAAAGAGCGAGATAAAATGATCTCTGTGTTCTATACAGTGGTGACTCCAATGTTGAACCCCATTATTTATAGCCTGAGAAACAAGGATGTCAAAGGGGCTCTCCGGAGAGTAACTGCAAAATAA